Proteins from one Azospirillum ramasamyi genomic window:
- a CDS encoding cation:proton antiporter, which yields MHDIVIQVLGVAGLLMLVSFLPPLAARFQMPYTVLLAGVGVALGAVIQTFAGPTNDPFHDFLNSLAELNISSDVLLHIFLPILLFESALAVDVRRLFDDLWPILLMAVVAVFVCTFAVGYAVSLFTPLGLVACLLLGAIVASTDPAAVISIFRDLGAPRRLTTLVEGESLLNDAAAIALFTLLLEMLTRTSHGGVAAASLDFLRDFIGGVVTGYICGRIVCMLVEPMRNQPMAEITLTVALAYLSYVIAEHYVGSSGVVAVVTSALVVGSVGKTRISPATWGAMEHVWQQLGFWANSLIFLLTAILVPRLMADAGWAEVGLVLVVVAAATAARAVVLFGLLPVLSWAGLAQKVSNSYKTVMLWGGLRGAVSLTLALAVTENFRVPDPVQSFVAVMVTGFVFVTLFVNGTTLRWLIRVLKLDELTPVERAMRNRALALSTDSIRDRVAAVAQTYEVDGAVKDVMISRYEERLKKIDQDSGDEAKLTDEDRVTIGLVILVNREEELYYAHFSEGMVSRAVMELLAGRSGRLLDAVKAQGRNGYRAFEEPFIAVSPWMRGASWLQRRFGIHRPLARRLSMRFEVLVAVRTVLRELLAFTRDRLARVLGQEVAFELEGLLVGRLGIVEQALSALKLQYPDYAVVLQSRYVGRAALRLEQADYRTLYAESIISQEVLTDLERDLEQRRRVLERLPKLDVRFDVADLVRRVPLFADLPAERVTTIATLLRAQLALPGETIVRKGERGDAMFFIASGAVEVLVPNLAEPVKLGTGDFFGEMALLTRQRRNADVRALGYCQLLVLDEKDFRRLVQKDADLRSHIQAVAEARRQPTQSSPAASAVS from the coding sequence ATGCACGACATCGTCATTCAAGTCCTCGGCGTCGCCGGGCTTCTCATGCTCGTCAGCTTCCTGCCGCCGCTGGCCGCCCGCTTCCAGATGCCCTACACGGTGCTGCTGGCGGGCGTCGGGGTGGCGCTGGGCGCCGTGATCCAGACCTTCGCCGGGCCGACCAACGACCCGTTCCACGATTTCCTCAATTCGCTGGCCGAACTGAACATATCGTCGGACGTGCTGCTGCACATCTTCCTGCCGATCCTGCTGTTCGAATCGGCGTTGGCGGTCGATGTGCGGCGGCTGTTCGACGATCTGTGGCCGATCCTGCTGATGGCGGTGGTTGCGGTCTTCGTCTGCACCTTCGCCGTCGGCTATGCGGTCAGCCTGTTCACTCCGCTGGGGCTGGTCGCCTGCCTGCTGCTGGGGGCCATCGTCGCCTCCACCGATCCGGCGGCGGTCATCAGCATCTTCCGCGACCTCGGCGCGCCGCGGCGGCTGACCACGCTGGTCGAGGGCGAGAGCCTGCTGAACGACGCCGCGGCCATCGCGCTGTTCACCCTGCTGCTGGAAATGCTGACGCGCACCTCCCATGGCGGAGTGGCGGCGGCTTCGCTGGATTTCCTGCGCGACTTCATCGGCGGCGTCGTCACCGGCTACATCTGCGGCCGCATCGTCTGCATGCTGGTGGAGCCGATGCGCAACCAGCCGATGGCGGAAATCACGCTGACGGTGGCGCTGGCCTATCTGTCCTATGTGATCGCCGAGCATTACGTCGGCTCCTCGGGCGTGGTCGCGGTGGTGACGTCGGCGCTGGTCGTGGGGTCGGTCGGCAAGACCCGCATCTCCCCCGCCACCTGGGGCGCCATGGAGCATGTCTGGCAGCAGCTTGGCTTCTGGGCGAATTCGCTGATCTTCCTGCTGACCGCCATCCTGGTGCCGCGCCTGATGGCCGACGCCGGATGGGCGGAGGTCGGGCTGGTCCTGGTGGTGGTCGCCGCCGCCACCGCCGCGCGGGCGGTCGTTCTGTTCGGCCTGCTGCCGGTGCTGTCCTGGGCCGGTCTGGCGCAGAAGGTCAGCAATTCCTACAAGACGGTGATGCTGTGGGGCGGCCTGCGCGGGGCGGTGTCGCTGACGCTGGCGCTGGCGGTTACCGAGAATTTCCGCGTGCCGGATCCCGTCCAGAGCTTCGTCGCGGTGATGGTCACCGGCTTCGTCTTCGTCACGCTGTTCGTCAACGGCACCACGCTGCGCTGGCTGATCCGCGTGCTGAAGCTGGACGAGCTGACGCCGGTGGAGCGCGCCATGCGCAACCGGGCGCTGGCGCTGTCCACCGACAGCATCCGCGACCGCGTCGCCGCCGTAGCCCAGACCTATGAGGTCGACGGCGCCGTCAAGGACGTGATGATCTCCCGTTACGAGGAGCGGCTGAAGAAGATCGACCAGGACAGCGGGGACGAGGCGAAGCTGACCGACGAGGACCGCGTCACCATCGGCCTCGTCATCCTGGTGAACCGCGAGGAAGAACTCTATTACGCCCACTTCTCGGAAGGCATGGTGTCGCGCGCGGTGATGGAGTTGCTGGCCGGGCGCAGCGGCCGGCTGCTGGACGCCGTCAAGGCCCAGGGCCGCAACGGCTACCGCGCCTTCGAGGAGCCCTTCATCGCCGTCTCGCCCTGGATGCGGGGGGCGAGCTGGCTGCAGCGCCGATTCGGCATCCACCGTCCGCTGGCCCGGCGCCTGTCGATGCGCTTCGAGGTGCTTGTCGCCGTGCGCACCGTCCTGCGCGAGCTGCTGGCCTTCACCCGCGACCGGCTGGCCCGCGTGCTGGGGCAGGAGGTGGCGTTCGAGCTGGAGGGATTGCTGGTCGGCCGGCTCGGCATCGTCGAGCAGGCGCTGTCGGCCCTGAAGCTGCAGTATCCCGACTATGCCGTGGTGCTGCAGAGCCGCTACGTCGGCCGCGCCGCCCTGCGGCTGGAGCAGGCCGACTATCGGACCCTCTACGCCGAATCGATCATCAGCCAGGAGGTGCTGACCGACCTGGAGCGCGACCTGGAGCAGCGCCGCCGGGTGCTGGAGCGCCTTCCGAAGCTGGATGTCCGCTTCGACGTGGCGGATCTGGTGCGCCGGGTTCCGCTGTTCGCCGATCTGCCGGCCGAGCGGGTGACGACCATCGCCACGCTGCTGCGGGCGCAGCTGGCGCTGCCGGGCGAGACCATCGTGCGCAAGGGCGAGCGCGGCGACGCCATGTTCTTCATCGCGTCCGGCGCGGTCGAGGTGCTGGTGCCCAATCTGGCCGAGCCGGTGAAGCTGGGCACCGGCGATTTCTTCGGCGAGATGGCGCTGCTGACCCGCCAGCGGCGCAATGCAGACGTGCGGGCGCTCGGCTATTGCCAATTGCTGGTGTTGGATGAGAAGGATTTCCGCCGGCTGGTGCAAAAGGACGCGGATCTGCGATCCCACATCCAGGCGGTCGCCGAGGCGCGCCGGCAGCCGACCCAGTCGTCCCCGGCCGCCTCGGCGGTGAGCTGA
- a CDS encoding DMT family transporter gives MGETATGGGQLWLRLMPGLFVLLWSTGFIGAKYGLPYAEPLTFLLIRLGLVAAVLALVALACRAPWPKDWASAGRIALAGLLVHGVYLSGVFLAIAHGLPAGVTALVVGIQPLLTAALSGPLLGERVSRRQWAGLLLGLAGVGLVVREKLSVDAEHMIGIGYAVAALIGITLGTLYQKRHGGGMDLRSGTAIQYAATALVLAVVAPLTESMQVEWTGEFLFALLWLSFVLSIGAIFLLFALIRRGAAAKVASLFYLTPPVTALVAWILFDEKLGVAALAGMAVAVCGVALVNRK, from the coding sequence ATGGGCGAGACCGCGACGGGCGGCGGCCAGCTTTGGCTGCGCCTGATGCCGGGTCTTTTCGTGCTGCTGTGGAGCACCGGCTTCATCGGGGCGAAATACGGGCTGCCCTATGCGGAGCCGCTGACCTTCCTGCTGATCCGGCTGGGGCTGGTCGCCGCCGTGCTGGCGCTGGTGGCGCTGGCGTGCCGGGCGCCCTGGCCGAAGGATTGGGCGAGCGCCGGGCGAATCGCGCTGGCCGGGCTGCTGGTGCACGGCGTCTATCTCAGCGGCGTCTTCCTCGCCATCGCCCATGGGCTGCCGGCCGGCGTCACGGCGCTGGTCGTCGGCATCCAGCCGCTGCTGACCGCCGCGCTGTCCGGCCCGCTGCTGGGCGAGCGGGTGAGCCGCCGGCAATGGGCCGGGCTGCTGCTGGGCCTTGCCGGCGTCGGGCTGGTGGTGCGGGAGAAGCTGTCGGTCGATGCGGAGCATATGATCGGCATCGGCTATGCCGTCGCCGCGCTGATCGGCATCACGCTGGGCACGCTCTACCAGAAGCGCCACGGCGGCGGGATGGATCTGCGCAGCGGCACCGCGATCCAGTACGCCGCCACCGCGCTGGTGCTGGCCGTCGTCGCGCCGCTGACCGAATCCATGCAGGTGGAATGGACGGGGGAGTTCCTGTTCGCCCTGCTGTGGCTCAGCTTCGTGCTGTCGATCGGCGCCATCTTCCTGCTGTTCGCCCTGATCCGCCGCGGCGCTGCGGCCAAGGTCGCCAGCCTGTTCTACCTGACCCCGCCGGTCACGGCGCTGGTCGCCTGGATCCTGTTCGACGAGAAGCTGGGCGTCGCGGCGCTGGCCGGCATGGCCGTGGCGGTCTGCGGCGTGGCGCTGGTCAACCGGAAGTGA
- a CDS encoding GMC family oxidoreductase, with the protein MADVLDFGSFDYIIAGGGTAGCVLANRLSADPDVSVLLLEAGGKDSWVWLHIPAGYLFCIGNPRTDWCFKTEAEAGLNGRSIHYARGKVLGGCSSINGMIAMRGQARDYDEWAAITGDSRWSWTEVLPVFKGSEDYWRGADEMHGVGGEWRVERQRLRWDLLDRFAEAAHQAGIPRSDDFNRGDNFGVGSFEVNQKGGIRWSAAKAFLRPALDRPNLKLAIEAAIDKVEIADGRVTGIRFTVKGEPARAASRIETVLAAGSIGSPAILQRSGIGPAEHLKSLGIPVVLDAPDVGANLQDHLQLRMIYKVDGVLTLNKRAGSLFGKAMMGLEYALFRKGPLTMAPSQLGVFAKSSAEMETADLEYHVQPLSLEKFGDPLHAFPAFTASVCDLRPASRGWTRITSADHRENPAIAPCYLSDPADRAKAAKALALTRRIVAQPALAPYRPQEYKPGPSFQTEEELARAAGDIGTTIFHPVGTCRMGGKDDATAVTDAEMRVRGVRGLRVIDASVMPTLTSGNTNTPTVMIAERGAALMRADRRAALRG; encoded by the coding sequence ATGGCGGACGTGCTCGATTTCGGCAGCTTCGACTACATCATAGCGGGCGGCGGCACGGCCGGCTGCGTGCTGGCCAACCGGCTGTCGGCCGATCCCGACGTCTCGGTCCTGCTGCTGGAGGCGGGCGGCAAGGACAGCTGGGTATGGCTGCACATCCCCGCCGGCTACCTGTTCTGCATCGGCAACCCGCGCACCGACTGGTGCTTCAAGACGGAGGCGGAGGCCGGGCTGAACGGCCGCAGCATCCACTATGCCCGCGGCAAGGTGCTGGGCGGCTGCTCGTCGATCAACGGCATGATCGCCATGCGCGGGCAGGCGCGCGATTATGACGAATGGGCCGCCATCACCGGCGATTCCCGCTGGAGCTGGACCGAGGTGCTGCCGGTCTTCAAGGGCAGCGAGGATTACTGGCGCGGCGCCGACGAGATGCACGGCGTCGGCGGCGAGTGGCGGGTGGAGCGGCAGCGGCTGCGCTGGGATCTGCTCGACCGCTTCGCCGAGGCGGCGCATCAGGCCGGCATTCCGCGTTCGGACGACTTCAACCGCGGCGACAATTTCGGCGTCGGCAGCTTCGAGGTGAACCAGAAGGGCGGCATCCGCTGGAGCGCCGCCAAGGCCTTCCTGCGCCCGGCGCTCGACCGGCCGAACCTGAAGCTCGCCATCGAGGCGGCCATCGACAAGGTGGAGATCGCCGACGGCCGCGTCACCGGCATCCGCTTCACCGTGAAGGGCGAGCCGGCGCGGGCGGCCTCCCGGATCGAGACGGTGCTGGCCGCTGGCTCCATCGGCAGCCCGGCCATCCTCCAGCGTTCCGGCATCGGCCCGGCGGAGCATCTGAAGTCGCTCGGCATTCCGGTGGTGCTGGACGCGCCCGATGTCGGCGCCAACCTGCAGGACCATCTGCAGCTTCGCATGATCTACAAGGTCGATGGGGTGCTGACGCTGAACAAGCGGGCGGGCAGCCTGTTCGGCAAGGCGATGATGGGGCTGGAATATGCGCTGTTCCGCAAGGGGCCGCTGACCATGGCGCCCAGCCAGCTCGGCGTCTTCGCCAAATCCTCGGCGGAGATGGAGACGGCCGACCTGGAATACCATGTGCAGCCGCTGTCGCTGGAGAAGTTCGGCGATCCGCTGCACGCCTTCCCGGCCTTCACCGCCAGCGTCTGCGACCTGCGCCCGGCCTCGCGCGGCTGGACGCGGATCACCTCGGCCGACCACCGCGAGAATCCGGCCATCGCCCCCTGTTACCTGTCCGATCCGGCCGACCGGGCGAAGGCGGCGAAGGCGCTGGCGCTGACCCGCCGCATCGTCGCCCAGCCGGCGCTCGCCCCCTACCGTCCGCAGGAATACAAGCCCGGCCCCAGCTTTCAGACGGAGGAGGAGTTGGCGCGCGCCGCCGGCGATATCGGCACCACCATCTTCCATCCCGTCGGCACCTGCCGGATGGGCGGCAAGGACGACGCCACCGCCGTGACCGATGCGGAGATGCGGGTGCGCGGGGTGCGCGGCCTGCGGGTGATCGACGCCTCGGTGATGCCGACCCTGACCTCCGGCAACACCAACACGCCGACGGTGATGATCGCCGAACGCGGCGCCGCCCTGATGCGGGCCGACCGCCGCGCGGCGTTGCGGGGGTGA
- a CDS encoding caspase family protein: MISLVVVSPARAEIAALVIGIDRYTRINPLQGAVNDARDISAALKGLGVTKLRLFIDGEAERSRIITAWRELIAETSPDSTLVLTFAGHGAQQPERVPGSEVDGMDEFLVLADFAPRGPGTAQRLTDDEIAVLLKEAAPRRVIFVSDSCHSGTMTRGFDDRAGMLGTRAARIDGAPVDRIEDDALPPPTRAALQAEADDQPHVTFFAAVAEHELAPEVMIDRKPRGALSWAFANALRGQADRNGDGVVTKGELEAHIRGAVRMALEGRQHPQVQPRGRGEVPLIDPVATKPKPPSLLPAAGPIPLRILGKPAAVKTLAAGLSGIEMAGKDDPALVWDSAAGEVVSSMGDVLASIAGDPMAPETRRRVQGVIDKWSLVVRLKAAAQDRSLALALEPGDRRYRQGETVSLDIRGNTGTHFTLINLAADGTVNYLYPLAERGDPAQIPRGGPYRLALTVEPPFGADHFLAIASPKPMAALQRDLAALDGRPAAAEVAALLTRHLTGQSVEFGVHGVYSTGR; this comes from the coding sequence ATGATCTCATTGGTTGTCGTCAGCCCGGCGCGGGCCGAGATCGCGGCGCTGGTGATCGGAATCGACCGCTATACACGGATCAACCCACTGCAGGGCGCCGTCAACGACGCACGCGACATCAGCGCCGCGCTGAAGGGGCTGGGCGTCACGAAGCTGCGCCTGTTCATCGACGGCGAGGCCGAACGCAGCCGGATCATCACGGCGTGGCGGGAGCTGATCGCCGAGACCTCTCCCGACTCGACCCTGGTGCTGACCTTTGCCGGCCATGGCGCGCAGCAGCCGGAGCGTGTGCCCGGCAGCGAGGTCGACGGCATGGACGAGTTCCTGGTGCTGGCGGATTTCGCCCCGCGCGGTCCCGGCACCGCCCAGCGCCTGACCGACGACGAGATCGCCGTTCTGCTGAAGGAAGCCGCCCCCCGCCGGGTGATCTTCGTCTCCGATTCCTGCCATTCCGGCACGATGACCCGCGGCTTCGACGACCGCGCCGGCATGCTGGGCACGCGGGCGGCGCGGATCGACGGCGCGCCGGTCGACCGCATCGAGGACGACGCCCTGCCCCCGCCAACCCGCGCCGCCCTGCAGGCGGAGGCGGACGACCAGCCGCACGTCACCTTCTTCGCCGCCGTCGCCGAACATGAACTGGCGCCCGAGGTGATGATCGACCGCAAGCCGCGCGGCGCGCTGAGCTGGGCCTTCGCCAACGCGCTGCGCGGGCAGGCCGACCGCAACGGCGACGGCGTCGTCACCAAGGGGGAGCTGGAGGCGCATATCCGCGGCGCCGTCCGCATGGCGCTGGAGGGGCGGCAGCATCCCCAGGTCCAGCCGCGCGGCCGCGGCGAGGTGCCGCTGATCGACCCGGTCGCCACCAAGCCGAAGCCGCCGTCCCTGCTGCCCGCCGCCGGTCCGATCCCGCTGCGCATCCTGGGCAAGCCGGCCGCGGTGAAGACCCTGGCCGCAGGCCTTTCCGGCATCGAGATGGCCGGCAAGGACGACCCCGCCCTGGTCTGGGACAGCGCGGCCGGTGAGGTGGTCAGCTCGATGGGCGACGTGCTGGCCAGCATCGCCGGCGACCCGATGGCGCCGGAAACCCGGCGGCGGGTGCAGGGGGTGATCGACAAATGGTCGCTGGTGGTGCGGCTGAAGGCGGCGGCGCAGGACCGCTCGCTGGCCCTGGCGCTGGAGCCGGGCGACCGCCGTTACCGGCAGGGGGAGACGGTCTCCCTCGACATCCGCGGCAACACGGGCACCCATTTCACCCTGATCAACCTCGCCGCCGACGGGACGGTCAACTATCTCTACCCGCTGGCCGAGCGCGGCGACCCGGCGCAGATCCCCAGGGGCGGCCCCTACCGGCTGGCCCTGACGGTGGAACCGCCCTTCGGCGCCGACCATTTCCTCGCCATCGCCTCGCCCAAGCCGATGGCGGCCCTGCAGCGGGATCTCGCCGCGCTCGACGGCAGACCCGCCGCCGCCGAGGTCGCCGCCCTGCTGACCCGCCACCTGACCGGCCAGTCGGTGGAGTTCGGCGTCCACGGCGTCTACAGCACGGGGCGGTGA
- a CDS encoding YMGG-like glycine zipper-containing protein: MRSNRAKASLVSLTIVAMALSGCVTTQADRIGANDGSDACYQYRVALDSTGNYYAEDMLKGAAIGAGVGALTGALAGGNVRSALIGAAAGAALGTLGGYWTSKSQQGRDQAILGVMSDLDTENQNLNRTQVALDQLVNCRRAEIARVKADYRAKRIGKPEAEQRLALIRGQLDKDYSIASSINQNIVKRRDEYLIAADNIQPGSAERIRTKTAVKAQTKKKPAKQTATTQAAQVVERTNTAFETSERINATTSSIQQIAQKEATLDAA; the protein is encoded by the coding sequence ATGCGAAGCAACCGTGCCAAGGCAAGCCTCGTCTCGCTCACCATCGTCGCCATGGCGCTCAGCGGCTGCGTGACCACGCAGGCGGACCGGATCGGCGCCAATGACGGCAGCGACGCCTGCTACCAGTACCGCGTCGCGCTCGATTCGACCGGCAACTACTATGCCGAGGACATGCTGAAGGGCGCGGCCATCGGCGCCGGCGTCGGGGCGCTGACCGGTGCGCTGGCCGGCGGCAATGTGAGGAGCGCGCTGATCGGCGCCGCCGCCGGCGCGGCGCTGGGCACGCTGGGCGGCTACTGGACCTCCAAGTCGCAGCAGGGCCGCGATCAGGCGATCCTGGGCGTGATGAGCGACCTCGACACCGAGAACCAGAACCTGAACCGCACCCAGGTCGCGCTGGACCAGCTGGTGAATTGCCGCCGCGCAGAGATCGCGCGCGTCAAGGCCGACTACCGGGCCAAGCGCATCGGCAAGCCGGAGGCCGAGCAGCGCCTGGCGCTGATCCGCGGCCAGCTGGACAAGGACTACTCCATCGCCAGCAGCATCAACCAGAACATCGTCAAGCGCCGCGACGAGTATCTGATCGCCGCCGACAACATCCAGCCGGGTTCGGCCGAGAGGATCCGCACCAAGACCGCGGTCAAGGCCCAGACCAAGAAGAAGCCGGCGAAGCAGACGGCCACCACCCAGGCCGCCCAGGTGGTCGAGCGCACCAACACCGCCTTCGAGACGTCGGAGCGCATCAACGCCACCACCAGCAGCATCCAGCAGATCGCCCAGAAGGAAGCGACGCTGGACGCCGCCTGA
- a CDS encoding caspase family protein, which yields MQAEPMMAGCLSRLNARLRRGALPVVLLGALLCGVAGAFAARPALAGDASTGAFLRIETGGHTARVNRLAADAQGRLIATVSNDKSLRLWARDGGEPLGVLRVPMEAGDEGALYAVALSADGSLAVAAGNTGSSWGDGVTLYLFDVKAQRLKARLPGQPQVLNDLAFSPDGRFVAGAFGGTAGIRVWDSSSFRLVAEDTAYEARVSALAFAPDGRLATASFDGNVRLYDAAFKPKTKRKPGKGVPYSVAFSPDGALLAVGYADRAQVDVLAAADLKTRHSAKTTGVTGGSFAAVAWDGAALVAAGTATVDGRRNVVRRWADAGKGAYTDTPAARDSVTHLLALQGGGVAFAAADPGWGVIDPAGRLQFARMGDVADYRDIHLGRFGLSDDGLVLEFGMEQGGQRPMRFDVLARSLTPAPDGLPGLARPAAEGPGIGVSDWRNTRTPKVNGQPVKLDSGEWARSVTVLGKERRVLLGGEFSLRLLDSAGAELARAEVPAAVWGVVASADERVAVAALGDGTLRWYALSGGARPLEELAALFPHRDGRRWVLWTPEAFFDHSESGGETLVGFHLNDPKKKGSQWVEFKQVYRVFNAPELVRAKLQQTGQAEIAARLSAIGDIRLLTQRRPQVTLLDYCTVPAASRGLALGTGATEAAAAPVVAATVPTTIPTAAETCHPLDMTPVSRAFARAKEPAPAPQAAPQASAKPAPQGQELDVAAEEPRLSVTLPEGIGSVRLRYRLADTGGGIGSVDLFRNGRNVSGQDTSRAFARAKEPAPAAQPAPQPVPQPEPAAGATPADTGKDQPPPPEERVSTVRLDPGSNRVQIRAYNGSDAIYEHSPLVDFVLPKPELTAVAAAAGGKAADGVAERAAPAKPRLITFVVGIDNYRPEGTQLRFARADASSFAEALSGRIPAGYDREQSLALSKALYDEQASRDAVIAGLEDLAANAREEDTVVLYLAGHGVIVPSPKEPSVRLYHFVTQNVTAATPQAIGEQGLSEKELNRLVSAISARNVLVMLDTCHSGAVSAGTVDKLYQDMGQRYLLAASSEQEEALDSYDGRNGIFAHAVLEGLKGKALLPGDEAIYNLTLGQYVNRAVPRLAREKNWNQSAIFKTGGNELNPFPLAAPQPGQP from the coding sequence GTGCAAGCGGAACCGATGATGGCCGGCTGTCTTTCCCGCCTGAACGCGCGCCTGCGGCGCGGCGCCCTTCCCGTCGTCCTGCTGGGCGCGCTCCTCTGCGGCGTGGCGGGGGCGTTCGCGGCCCGGCCGGCGCTGGCGGGCGACGCGTCCACCGGAGCGTTCCTCAGGATCGAGACAGGCGGCCACACCGCCCGCGTCAACCGGCTTGCCGCCGACGCGCAGGGCCGGCTGATCGCCACGGTTTCCAACGACAAGTCCCTGCGCCTGTGGGCGCGCGACGGCGGGGAGCCGCTGGGCGTCCTGCGCGTGCCGATGGAGGCGGGGGACGAGGGCGCGCTCTATGCCGTGGCCCTGTCGGCCGACGGGTCGCTGGCGGTCGCCGCCGGCAACACCGGGTCGAGCTGGGGCGACGGCGTCACGCTCTATCTGTTCGACGTCAAGGCGCAGCGGCTGAAGGCCCGGCTTCCGGGACAGCCGCAGGTGCTGAACGATCTCGCCTTCTCGCCCGACGGGCGCTTCGTCGCCGGGGCCTTCGGCGGCACCGCCGGCATCCGCGTGTGGGACAGTTCCAGCTTCAGGCTGGTCGCCGAGGACACCGCCTATGAGGCGCGGGTGTCGGCGCTGGCCTTCGCGCCCGACGGGCGGCTCGCCACCGCATCCTTCGACGGCAACGTCCGTCTCTACGACGCCGCCTTCAAGCCGAAGACCAAGCGCAAGCCGGGCAAGGGCGTGCCCTATTCGGTCGCCTTCTCGCCGGATGGGGCGCTGCTGGCGGTCGGCTATGCCGATCGGGCGCAGGTCGACGTGCTTGCCGCCGCCGATCTGAAGACGCGCCACAGCGCCAAGACCACCGGGGTCACCGGCGGCAGCTTCGCCGCGGTCGCCTGGGACGGCGCGGCGCTGGTCGCCGCCGGCACCGCGACGGTGGACGGCAGGCGCAACGTGGTGCGGCGCTGGGCCGATGCCGGCAAGGGGGCCTACACCGACACGCCCGCCGCGCGCGATTCCGTGACCCATCTGCTGGCCCTGCAGGGCGGCGGGGTCGCCTTCGCCGCCGCCGATCCGGGATGGGGCGTGATCGACCCGGCCGGCCGGCTGCAGTTCGCCCGCATGGGCGACGTCGCCGATTACCGCGACATCCATCTCGGCCGTTTCGGCCTGTCCGACGATGGGCTGGTGCTGGAATTCGGCATGGAGCAGGGCGGCCAGCGGCCGATGCGCTTCGACGTGCTGGCCCGCAGCCTGACCCCGGCGCCGGATGGGCTGCCCGGCCTCGCCCGGCCGGCGGCGGAAGGCCCGGGCATCGGCGTTTCCGACTGGCGCAACACCCGCACCCCCAAGGTCAATGGCCAGCCGGTGAAGCTGGACAGCGGCGAATGGGCGCGCAGCGTCACGGTCCTGGGCAAGGAGCGCCGCGTCCTGCTGGGCGGGGAGTTCAGCCTGCGCCTGCTCGATTCCGCCGGGGCGGAGCTTGCCCGCGCCGAGGTGCCGGCGGCGGTGTGGGGCGTCGTCGCCTCCGCCGACGAGCGCGTCGCCGTGGCGGCGCTGGGCGACGGCACGCTGCGCTGGTACGCGCTGTCCGGCGGTGCCCGTCCGCTGGAGGAGCTGGCGGCGCTGTTCCCGCACCGCGACGGCCGCCGCTGGGTCCTGTGGACTCCCGAGGCCTTCTTCGACCATTCCGAAAGCGGCGGCGAGACCCTGGTCGGCTTCCACCTGAACGACCCGAAGAAGAAGGGCAGCCAGTGGGTCGAGTTCAAGCAGGTCTACCGCGTGTTCAACGCCCCCGAACTGGTGCGCGCCAAGCTGCAGCAGACCGGACAGGCGGAGATCGCCGCGCGGCTGTCCGCCATCGGAGACATCCGCCTGCTGACCCAGCGCCGCCCGCAGGTGACCTTGCTGGATTACTGCACCGTGCCCGCCGCCAGCCGCGGTCTGGCGCTCGGCACCGGCGCGACGGAAGCCGCGGCGGCGCCCGTGGTGGCCGCGACCGTTCCCACGACCATTCCGACGGCCGCGGAAACCTGCCATCCGCTCGACATGACGCCGGTCAGCCGCGCCTTCGCGCGCGCCAAAGAACCGGCACCCGCCCCGCAGGCGGCGCCCCAGGCCTCCGCCAAGCCCGCGCCGCAGGGACAGGAGCTTGACGTCGCGGCGGAGGAGCCGCGCCTGTCGGTCACTCTGCCCGAGGGGATCGGGTCGGTGCGGCTGCGCTACCGGCTGGCCGACACCGGCGGCGGCATCGGCTCGGTCGACCTGTTCCGCAACGGCCGCAACGTCAGCGGCCAGGACACCTCCCGCGCCTTCGCGCGCGCCAAGGAACCGGCGCCGGCCGCCCAGCCGGCCCCGCAGCCCGTCCCTCAGCCCGAGCCCGCGGCCGGCGCCACGCCAGCGGATACCGGCAAGGACCAGCCTCCGCCGCCGGAGGAGCGCGTCAGCACCGTTCGCCTCGATCCCGGCAGCAACCGGGTGCAGATCCGCGCCTACAACGGCAGCGACGCGATCTACGAGCACTCGCCGCTGGTCGATTTCGTGCTGCCCAAGCCGGAGTTGACGGCGGTGGCGGCGGCGGCAGGCGGCAAGGCGGCCGATGGCGTGGCGGAGCGCGCCGCACCGGCCAAGCCGCGGCTGATCACCTTCGTCGTCGGCATCGACAACTACCGGCCGGAGGGCACGCAGCTGCGCTTCGCCCGCGCCGACGCCTCCTCCTTCGCCGAGGCGCTGAGCGGCCGGATTCCCGCCGGCTACGATCGGGAGCAGTCACTGGCCCTGTCGAAGGCGCTCTATGACGAGCAGGCGAGCCGCGACGCCGTCATCGCCGGGCTGGAGGATCTCGCCGCCAACGCGCGGGAGGAGGATACCGTCGTCCTCTACCTCGCCGGCCATGGCGTGATCGTGCCGTCGCCGAAGGAACCGTCGGTCAGGCTCTACCATTTCGTCACCCAGAACGTGACCGCCGCCACCCCCCAGGCGATCGGCGAGCAGGGCCTGTCCGAGAAGGAGCTGAACCGGCTGGTCAGCGCCATTTCCGCCCGCAACGTGCTGGTGATGCTCGACACCTGCCATTCCGGCGCGGTGTCGGCGGGCACGGTGGACAAGCTGTACCAGGACATGGGGCAGCGCTACCTGCTGGCCGCCTCATCGGAGCAGGAGGAGGCGCTGGACAGCTATGACGGCCGCAACGGCATCTTCGCCCATGCGGTGCTGGAGGGGCTGAAGGGCAAGGCGCTGCTGCCGGGGGACGAGGCGATCTACAACCTCACGCTCGGCCAGTATGTGAACCGCGCGGTGCCGCGTCTGGCGCGCGAGAAGAATTGGAACCAGTCCGCCATCTTCAAGACCGGCGGCAACGAGCTGAACCCCTTCCCGCTGGCGGCGCCGCAGCCCGGCCAGCCTTGA